A single genomic interval of Acidobacteriota bacterium harbors:
- a CDS encoding metallophosphoesterase family protein yields the protein MKYFLLSDIHSNLEALDAVLENARSRGEGEFVVLGDIVGYGANPNEVIARVRDLKPIVMIRGNHEKVIAGWEEEDEFNAAAQAAVKWTQDSLTEENRDFIRSLPGGPIGIHDEVLASHGTPIDEDDYLFSEYDAMNIFKKIDFRICFFGHTHFPMVFALDGETLYYYSPGKGNVKVKIEEGLRYLINPGSIGQPRDRIPDASYAIYESESKMVSFIRVPYDVDKAKAKILQAGLPVMLATRLSLGL from the coding sequence TTTCCTGTTGAGCGATATCCATTCCAACCTCGAAGCTCTGGATGCCGTCCTTGAAAATGCGAGATCTAGAGGGGAGGGCGAGTTTGTGGTCCTCGGAGACATCGTCGGGTATGGTGCAAATCCCAACGAGGTGATTGCAAGGGTCCGCGATCTGAAACCTATCGTCATGATCAGAGGAAATCACGAGAAGGTCATTGCGGGATGGGAAGAAGAGGACGAGTTCAACGCGGCGGCGCAGGCAGCGGTGAAGTGGACGCAGGACTCTCTCACGGAAGAGAATAGAGATTTCATCAGATCCCTTCCAGGCGGGCCCATCGGCATCCATGACGAAGTCCTCGCCTCGCACGGGACGCCGATCGACGAGGATGATTATCTCTTTTCCGAGTATGATGCGATGAACATCTTCAAAAAAATCGATTTCAGGATATGCTTTTTCGGTCACACACACTTCCCCATGGTGTTCGCCCTTGATGGGGAAACTCTTTACTATTACTCTCCCGGGAAGGGCAACGTGAAGGTGAAGATCGAGGAGGGCCTGCGATATCTTATCAATCCGGGGTCGATCGGACAGCCAAGAGATAGGATTCCGGATGCCTCGTACGCGATCTATGAGAGTGAATCGAAGATGGTTTCCTTCATCAGAGTTCCCTATGATGTTGATAAGGCAAAGGCGAAGATCCTGCAGGCCGGGCTTCCTGTAATGCTCGCTACCCGTCTTTCCTTAGGTCTATAA